Proteins encoded in a region of the Trypanosoma brucei gambiense DAL972 chromosome 4, complete sequence genome:
- a CDS encoding amino acid transporter, putative translates to MTEGLGEDKSAISHEPTAFEQRVHDEALERSRRVAKRRNPDNAFMKALHKIIPYGGIVSSSFNLASTTVGAGIVALPVAFQMSGIVMSTIYLIVVAIMVVYSFALLTSVGEHTGLRSYEQLTRTLLGRGADYMAALCMWSLCFGGEVSYVISIRDAIETFVKSSDATSEGLRSESSIRLLTVAIWFFFMLPLCLPKEINSLRVLSASAIVFVLFFVICIIINSGHFLAVNGMRDDIIYFQSGNASINGLGIFLFVYVSQVNCFEVYEEMYKPSVRRMTVSAMAGALMSFCLYFLAGLFGYLQFGSEVNSSILKMYNPLTDVKMGVAYVGIMFKICVGYGLHMFPCRDAVYHVIGISVHTVAWWKNALFCCAMAVASLIAGLFIPDIRMVFGLVGGLSGGFIGYVFPSLMFMYAGGFSVAGVGWGHYLGAYALLFAGVIAITFGTVTAVYDVIV, encoded by the coding sequence ATGACGGAAGGACTAGGCGAAGATAAATCCGCGATTTCTCACGAGCCTACGGCCTTTGAGCAACGGGTCCATGATGAAGCCCTCGAGCGATCACGCCGAGTCGCCAAGCGCCGCAATCCCGATAATGCGTTCATGAAAGCTCTGCACAAAATCATCCCGTACGGCGGCATTGTGTCATCTTCTTTCAATCTCGCAAGCACAACAGTTGGTGCTGGGATTGTGGCGCTCCCCGTCGCTTTTCAGATGTCTGGCATCGTTATGAGTACAATATACCTCATTGTTGTTGCCATCATGGTTGTGTATTCCTTCGCTCTTTTGACTAGTGTTGGGGAGCACACTGGATTGAGGAGTTATGAGCAATTGACGCGCACTCTTCTCGGTCGCGGTGCGGACTACATGGCAGCCTTATGTATGTGGTCGCTATGTTTTGGTGGTGAGGTGTCGTATGTCATATCCATTCGCGATGCCATCGAAACATTTGTGAAAAGCTCCGACGCTACATCGGAGGGCCTGAGATCAGAATCATCGATCCGGCTCTTGACGGTGGCAATTTGGTTTTTCTTCATGCTGCCACTCTGTTTGCCGAAGGAAATTAACTCGCTACGAGTGCTCTCAGCATCGGCTATCGTGTTTGTTCTCTTCTTCGTGATCTGCATTATCATTAACAGTGGTCACTTCCTCGCAGTCAACGGCATGCGGGACGATATCATTTATTTCCAGAGTGGAAATGCCAGCATCAATGGTTTGGGTATCTTcctgtttgtgtatgtgtcccAGGTGAATTGTTTTGAGGTGTACGAAGAAATGTACAAACCGTCTGTGCGACGCATGACGGTGAGTGCGATGGCGGGGGCACTCATGAGCTTCTGCCTGTATTTCCTCGCTGGTTTGTTTGGTTATTTGCAGTTCGGTAGTGAAGTAAACAGTTCCATCCTGAAGATGTACAACCCACTGACCGACGTAAAGATGGGTGTGGCGTACGTCGGTATTATGTTTAAGATATGCGTGGGATATGGGCTTCACATGTTCCCTTGCCGTGACGCTGTTTACCACGTTATTGGTATAAGCGTGCACACCGTTGCGTGGTGGAAGAACGCCCTGTTCTGTTGTGCAATGGCTGTGGCTTCGCTAATCGCTGGTCTGTTCATCCCTGACATCCGCATGGTGTTTGGGCTTGTGGGTGGTCTCTCAGGTGGTTTCATTGGTTATGTCTTCCCTTCATTAATGTTCATGTATGCTGGTGGTTTTAGTGTAGCAGGC
- a CDS encoding calpain-like cysteine peptidase, putative, translating into MTSSGGLLANGNTSALRTVAVTPPEFNVEDDEMRIVRVTTPLPDLLPRSFEDIEHMRKMRQDAESGRKYVAPRVELSPPYVNDDECDEFEDATINTTVEFLSQLKKPGSYLLRGPSVEGKVSNVFEHGMLYKIITSNDAWHFYNDTEKYEMRVRFRFGAKSELQPGDGVEIFAKSNKEIEASLTVYPGETRKLIEGKVNGFKCMAKAVALSNRKRAEFYGPMNGKIQSELEQLAEELHLPSADKLEEEQLLEHCTANQVPYIDCSFRPCDRSLSRPDVDVHNLQSLPWRRPCDYIPKSQLDEVRLFRRSIAPSHVTQGELGDSYFTSAVACLAEMPDKIRDLFRHPVSPSVGKAERRVGAYWVTLNCGGWWRPTVIDDYLPAYREGPEYAHCAVDFRRLWVALLEKAYAKIHHSYSNIASGDPLDPLQDLTGFPITRFDTDWESAVNGDDKLFKRLVMYNKRGYITVLYTPPPAALKAAQPSDTSPTTEARKPRVTCKELGLQAHSGYSVLQVKCFEEMGLFLLQVRNPWSTGEEWKGRWSKSDKLWEEYPSVQSACFPSGMESPKDDNMFWLQWSDALNVFAGGGVCHVRNNWYDYRIRGNFVDGYPTVCLEINVSDPVAAYIVLSQEEECNTADGSQQSAKQQQVQYAALLVSVSRHSGKYEKMECASDVDVEIPGRQLKFNFSRSVALQYTFEPEGGPYFVIPRIHDVNTSKPYVIGLLLDTYAGNGIQVEFKAIHKSCKVFQNMPTFSVKGMLKDVATEYQIRNSRRPTECVASELVDERLKELDLGE; encoded by the coding sequence ATGACGAGCAGCGGTGGTCTTCTGGCGAACGGTAACACCTCTGCGTTAAGAACCGTAGCGGTGACTCCACCGGAGTTTAACGTGGAAGATGACGAAATGCGTATCGTTAGGGTAACCACTCCGCTACCAGATTTGCTGCCACGAAGTTTTGAGGATATTGAGCACATGCGAAAGATGCGTCAGGATGCGGAAAGCGGAAGGAAATATGTCGCCCCCCGCGTGGAGTTGTCACCACCATATGTGAATGATGATGAATGCGACGAATTCGAAGACGCGACAATCAACACAACAGTGGAGTTTCTCTCACAGTTGAAAAAGCCGGGGTCGTATTTATTGCGGGGCCCCTCAGTTGAGGGAAAGGTTTCGAATGTGTTTGAGCACGGTATGCTATACAAGATAATCACCAGCAACGATGCATGGCACTTCTACAACGATACAGAAAAGTATGAAATGCGGGTTCGTTTCCGCTTTGGAGCAAAGTCAGAACTGCAGCCAGGTGACGGAGTTGAAATATTTGCTAAAAGTAACAAAGAAATCGAAGCCTCCCTCACTGTGTACCCGGGAGAGACGAGAAAGCTCATCGAGGGCAAAGTGAACGGCTTCAAATGCATGGCGAAAGCAGTAGCACTATCCAATAGGAAGCGTGCCGAATTCTATGGACCCATGAATGGTAAAATACAATCCGAGTTGGAGCAACTTGCGGAGGAACTTCATCTTCCATCCGCGGATAAactggaggaggagcagctGCTGGAGCACTGCACAGCAAATCAAGTGCCATATATCGACTGCAGCTTCCGGCCTTGCGATCGTTCTCTTTCCAGACCTGATGTCGATGTGCACAACCTTCAGAGCCTTCCGTGGCGTCGACCATGCGATTACATCCCAAAGAGTCAATTGGATGAGGTCCGACTCTTTCGCCGCAGTATCGCGCCCTCGCATGTAACACAAGGCGAGTTGGGGGACAGTTACTTCACATCTGCTGTTGCGTGCCTTGCGGAAATGCCTGACAAGATCCGAGATTTATTCCGGCATCCGGTTTCCCCTTCTGTTGGGAAGGCGGAGCGCAGAGTTGGGGCTTACTGGGTGACATTGAATTGCGGCGGCTGGTGGCGTCCTACAGTTATTGATGATTACTTGCCTGCATACCGTGAAGGCCCCGAGTACGCACATTGTGCTGTGGACTTTCGGCGGTTGTGGGTTGCGTTGCTGGAAAAGGCGTATGCAAAAATCCATCATTCGTACTCCAACATCGCGAGTGGGGATCCACTGGACCCTCTTCAAGATCTCACTGGCTTCCCAATCACACGTTTCGACACAGACTGGGAAAGTGCGGTAAACGGGGATGATAAACTTTTCAAACGCCTTGTCATGTATAACAAAAGGGGCTACATTACGGTGCTTTACACACCGCCTCCCGCTGCCTTAAAAGCCGCACAACCAAGCGATACCTCTCCAACTACAGAAGCGCGAAAGCCACGAGTTACATGTAAGGAATTGGGGCTGCAGGCGCACTCCGGATACAGCGTGTTGCAGGTGAAATGCTTTGAAGAAATGGGTTTATTCCTCCTACAGGTTCGCAACCCATGGAGCACTGGCGAGGAATGGAAAGGAAGGTGGAGCAAGAGCGACAAGCTGTGGGAAGAGTATCCCTCGGTGCAAAGTGCATGTTTTCCAAGCGGCATGGAGTCCCCAAAAGACGACAACATGTTTTGGTTGCAGTGGAGTGACGCCCTCAACGTCTTTGCTGGTGGTGGCGTTTGTCATGTGAGGAACAATTGGTATGACTACCGAATTCGAGGAAACTTTGTGGACGGGTACCCAACGGTGTGCTTAGAAATTAATGTGAGCGATCCGGTGGCTGCATATATTGTTCTTTCACAAGAGGAAGAGTGCAACACAGCAGATGGAAGTCAGCAGTCCGCCAAGCAGCAACAGGTCCAATATGCAGCGCTACTCGTCAGTGTTTCCCGACACAGCGGCAAGTACGAAAAGATGGAATGTGCAAGTGATGTGGATGTGGAGATCCCCGGCCGCCAGCTGAAATTCAACTTCTCCCGCAGTGTAGCACTGCAGTATACATTTGAACCAGAAGGCGGTCCTTATTTTGTGATTCCGCGCATCCATGATGTGAACACCTCCAAGCCATATGTGATTGGTTTGCTACTGGACACTTACGCAGGTAATGGAATACAGGTGGAATTTAAGGCTATTCATAAGAGTTGTAAGGTATTTCAAAACATGCCGACCTTTAGTGTGAAGGGGATGCTAAAAGATGTGGCCACGGAGTATCAGATACGCAATTCGCGACGACCGACGGAATGTGTCGCTTCAGAATTGGTTGATGAGCGGCTGAAAGAGCTCGATTTGGGTGAGTAA
- a CDS encoding cysteine peptidase, Clan CA, family C2, putative: protein MGCGGSKVKPQPPQAAAPPPPKPPTPPPKSPSVPSEASVVEEVEEVPLTPGAARLQNVIAVKETGFVYNKCTVTGEVTSFFPPKGQCFRIIDEEGRWFFYNDTMNYEMCVQVVIAPESYVEHCEATTVNTKENGETVISAVVYPLETLEFLSGSVVLNTVDVYAHPLSQQYYNHLQIISEEGKKDVEAVMALPWEEVDDEELLKLCSDSLVRYADINFLPSNSMFSRLDGDGRFIQPVEVRRPSEFAQCDEENIDAVRGVVLSSCVEAGTLGDSWFVSALSLLATDEERVKAMFASTTPAEKQTGAYRVLLNKDGWWKNILVDDFLPTVGGVPCYARCIDDSGELWPSLLQKAYAKLYGSYASITGGDTLLALQNFTGAPVYRFDKTWRDAATDEEKKNALIQKITGYVEAHNPVILSVPTGRKAATAVANGLREGYSYALLSVHNFPEENITLLKMFNPWEPAMPWSGQWREGSDKWTEHSEIQSSCEPCFEAHDGIFFIEWSEAVEVFNGCGVLYLDEKPVYDYRVAGEFDNEHPNLVLMIRAKETVEVVLTLSQRDKRGLPLESPDVKLSPVLLCVSRAEGNKQFVYQCSSSDPETPAEGFNFVVGRDVAMKCTFEASETPYFVIPRIHRGGTCEGRRKGFVIGIRSSTPLDEKLDIHFTTLEPTCRVFRNCVTFTSYRVPGAVREWQVKAADAEPTPFWGWGLSPAEVYYENNEEDPEAIREYIVTEAEEPVSLNVETILNDDQPQMDKEVSQAAHEESCELTEELEAEEGPEAEEIATKPAAEEVPVVEETQADEPEPAMDVPQPQAPPSLQNHGNDNSESSEDGLERFRVAASDAFEIPGDETDSDE, encoded by the coding sequence ATGGGTTGTGGTGGATCAAAGGTAAAGCCACAGCCACCTCAAGCGGCTGCACCGCCTCCGCCAAAgccaccaacaccaccaccaaaatcGCCAAGTGTCCCATCGGAAGCGTCAGTGGTTGAGGAAGTTGAGGAGGTGCCATTAACTCCAGGAGCCGCACGCCTTCAGAATGTTATTGCAGTGAAAGAGACGGGTTTCGTGTACAACAAATGCACCGTTACCGGTGAAGTGACGTCATTCTTCCCACCGAAGGGCCAATGTTTCCGCAtcattgatgaagagggtCGCTGGTTCTTCTACAACGACACCATGAACTATGAGATGTGCGTACAGGTCGTTATCGCCCCCGAGTCATATGTGGAACATTgtgaagcaacaacagtgaATACAAAAGAGAATGGAGAGACCGTCATATCTGCCGTTGTATACCCACTAGAAACACTGGAGTTCCTTTCTGGTTCAGTGGTGTTAAATACAGTTGATGTGTACGCACACCCACTGTCTCAGCAGTACTACAATCATCTCCAGATTATCAGTGAGGAAGGTAAGAAAGATGTGGAGGCGGTCATGGCACTACCGTGGGAAGAAGTGGACGATGAAGAACTTCTAAAACTATGCTCAGACTCTCTTGTGCGTTACGCTGACATAAATTTCCTCCCGTCAAACAGCATGTTCTCACGCCTTGATGGTGATGGTCGGTTTATCCAGCCAGTGGAGGTGCGTCGTCCAAGCGAGTTTGCTCAATGTGACGAGGAAAATATCGATGCTGTGCGCGGTGTCGTCCTTTCCTCCTGCGTGGAGGCGGGCACGCTTGGAGATTCGTGGTTCGTAAGTGCGCTTTCCCTGCTTGCCACCGATGAGGAACGCGTCAAGGCGATGTTTGCCTCCACCACACCTGCCGAGAAGCAAACGGGCGCCTACCGTGTCCTACTGAACAAAGACGGATGGTGGAAGAACATTCTGGTAGATGACTTTCTTCCAACAGTTGGTGGTGTGCCATGCTACGCACGGTGCATCGATGACTCCGGAGAGTTGTGGCCATCTTTGCTGCAAAAAGCTTACGCGAAATTGTATGGCTCTTATGCAAGCATCACAGGAGGCGACACACTCCTCGCCCTACAGAACTTTACTGGAGCGCCAGTGTACCGATTCGATAAAACCTGGCGTGACGCGGCGACGgatgaggagaaaaagaatgcacTCATTCAGAAGATTACGGGATACGTTGAAGCTCACAATCCCGTCATTTTGAGCGTTCCAACTGGAAGGAAAGCAGCAACCGCTGTTGCGAATGGTCTCAGGGAAGGTTACTCATACGCGCTGCTGTCTGTCCACAACTTCCCTGAGGAGAACATTACGCTTCTGAAGATGTTCAACCCGTGGGAACCTGCGATGCCGTGGTCCGGTCAGTGGCGAGAAGGTAGCGACAAGTGGACCGAGCACAGCGAGATACAGTCGAGTTGCGAGCCGTGCTTCGAAGCGCATGACGGTATATTTTTCATCGAATGGTCAGAAGCTGTTGAGGTATTTAATGGTTGCGGAGTTCTGTACTTGGACGAGAAGCCGGTGTATGACTACCGTGTTGCTGGTGAATTTGACAATGAACATCCCAATCTTGTGCTTATGATTCGGGCAAAGGAAACCGTTGAAGTTGTGTTAACTCTTTCGCAGAGGGATAAACGCGGTCTTCCCTTAGAGTCGCCTGATGTAAAACTGTCGCCTGTGTTACTGTGTGTCTCCCGTGCGGAGGGCAATAAACAATTTGTGTATCAATGCAGCAGCTCTGATCCCGAAACCCCTGCAGAAGGCTTTAACTTTGTTGTGGGGCGAGACGTTGCGATGAAATGTACCTTTGAAGCCAGCGAGACTCCATACTTTGTCATTCCTCGCATCCACCGCGGGGGAACATGCGAGGGTCGCCGCAAGGGTTTCGTAATTGGCATTCGGTCCAGCACACCATTGGACGAAAAGCTTGACATTCACTTCACCACACTTGAACCGACTTGTCGCGTGTTTCGCAACTGCGTCACATTTACCTCCTACCGGGTGCCTGGTGCTGTACGTGAATGGCAAGTAAAAGCAGCTGATGCGGAACCAACACCCTTTTGGGGATGGGGCCTCTCTCCAGCGGAAGTATACTACGAAAACAATGAAGAAGATCCAGAGGCAATAAGGGAATATATCGTGACTGAAGCAGAAGAACCTGTGTCACTCAATGTTGAAACAATACTAAACGATGACCAGCCGCAAATGGATAAAGAGGTCTCACAAGCGGCTCATGAGGAATCCTGCGAGCTTACAGAAGAGTTGGAAGCTGAAGAAGGGCCGGAAGCTGAGGAGATTGCAACTAAACCTGCAGCTGAAGAAGTGCCCGTTGTTGAAGAGACCCAAGCCGATGAACCCGAGCCGGCAATGGACGTACCGCAGCCGCAAGCGCCGCCTTCACTACAAAACCATGGAAACGACAATTCCGAAAGTTCTGAGGATGGATTGGAAAGGTTCAGGGTGGCTGCATCCGATGCCTTTGAAATACCGGGTGATGAAACTGACAGTGATGAATAA
- a CDS encoding chaperone protein DNAj, putative has protein sequence MFVLCTVENMGKSNGCNPSGRRRRRGTENTNVPRVPLSLLRSPFADSVPKHVGHGVADAARNVVVGVGMGMSGLIAATIASGKEEGAVGVAKGLGAGIVTLAGGTLAGVVMGARQLGRGVMNTKAALQQTVRGRCYWCEIYGKWIDVHLDDMLADLPPTDDDIYRKSRKRKNKIMDWVKKSLSPDSNEEDAADADSTEQQDGELGEDFYSILGVGREATADEIRSAYRHKALLLHPDRNIGDADASQRFQRLLDAYNVLSDERCRIEYDTSGKVNPNRVGDGSYSNIEEILGARHWEPFIGRLGWTLHFTSRLYLDGELRKEMKNRRRLRLAKILLPLVDGDDATLEAARPAIVDAVCTRGGRSFMPLVAKQYAAVARQHLTRVPLRREIDRFRTSKWACISSMKLLTKTCVTTLYKAARKRLSGDQLINAALAFCQRDVQQSVGCAANLLLYDLSVTDEHRARRARMLVKISEMIMEICSTCSSSRSEATSQRL, from the coding sequence atgtttgttttatgtacagTTGAAAACATGGGGAAAAGCAACGGATGCAATCCAAgcggaaggagaaggaggagggggacaGAAAATACGAATGTACCCCGAGTACCGCTTTCTCTGTTGCGGAGCCCTTTTGCTGACAGTGTGCCTAAACATGTTGGACATGGAGTAGCCGATGCCGCCAGAAATGTGGTGGTAGGAGTTGGCATGGGAATGAGTGGTCTCATTGCAGCGACCATAGCTTccgggaaagaagaaggcgcCGTTGGTGTCGCTAAAGGGCTCGGCGCCGGTATTGTCACACTTGCGGGTGGAACTTTGGCTGGCGTGGTGATGGGCGCGCGACAACTTGGCCGTGGTGTGATGAACACAAAAGCTGCTCTCCAGCAAACAGTACGGGGAAGATGCTACTGGTGCGAAATATATGGGAAGTGGATCGATGTACACTTGGATGACATGTTGGCTGATCTTCCTCCAACGGATGATGACATCTACCGTAAGTCTCGCAAGCGGAAGAATAAGATAATGGACTGGGTAAAGAAAAGCTTGTCCCCTGACTCTAATGAggaagacgctgctgatgctGACTCTACTGAACAGCAGGATGGAGAATTGGGAGAGGACTTTTACAGTATTTTGGGAGTGGGTAGAGAAGCCACGGCAGATGAAATTCGATCAGCCTACCGCCACAAGGCACTACTACTGCATCCGGACAGGAATATTGGCGATGCAGACGCCTCGCAGCGATTTCAACGTCTTTTGGATGCCTACAATGTGCTGAGTGACGAACGGTGTCGCATCGAATATGACACAAGTGGAAAAGTAAACCCCAACCGTGTGGGCGACGGTTCATACTCCAACATAGAGGAGATTCTTGGCGCAAGGCACTGGGAGCCCTTCATCGGTCGTCTGGGGTGGACCCTTCACTTCACCTCGCGTTTATACCTCGATGGTGAGCTcaggaaagaaatgaagaacaGGCGACGGTTGCGTTTGGCCAAAATTCTTCTGCCACTTGTGGATGGCGATGACGCCACGCTCGAGGCCGCACGACCGGCAATCGTGGACGCGGTCTGCACGCGCGGTGGGCGGAGTTTCATGCCTTTGGTCGCCAAACAATACGCCGCAGTCGCTCGTCAGCACTTAACAAGGGTTCCTCTCAGGCGGGAGATCGACCGATTCCGAACCTCAAAGTGGGCCTGTATATCCAGTATGAAACTACTCACAAAGACGTGTGTAACGACGCTGTATAAGGCTGCACGGAAAAGGCTCAGCGGGGATCAGCTCATCAACGCTGCGTTGGCTTTTTGTCAGCGGGACGTGCAGCAGAGTGTCGGATGTGCAGCCAACCTTCTCCTCTATGACTTATCAGTGACGGACGAACACCGTGCCAGGCGGGCACGGATGCTGGTGAAAATCAGTGAAATGATTATGGAAATTTGCTCGACATGCTCTTCCAGCCGATCAGAAGCGACGTCCCAACGGCTTTAG
- a CDS encoding amino acid transporter, putative, translating into MLFLFHPFVPETLWVKEVPKSANRLQDAMSNSKQQQEVQTPNNLSNEPVQTEDNVKKGRNTFFTKVSLCVATVLPPGGIAASAFNMASTTIGAGIFGMPPAANSTGLIMGMFYLIFISSVTVFTMHNLSVAADRSGAPTFERATRALLGRGAAYVLAGIRALLGFSGCVAYVISVGDILSAILKGTNAPDFLKEKSGNRLLMAVVWACFMLPLTIPRHIDSLRYVSTFAVTFMVYFVIVIVVHSCMNGLSENIKNVSVTKSEDAEIILFNSGFQAIEGMGVFMFAFISQITAYEVYIDMKDRSVRKFVIAAIIANTLCCIMYIITAFFGYMDFGKTATSSILLMYDPVKEPAVMVGMIGVVIKLCVSYALVAMACRNALYDVVGKTADSLPFWKHCVSVITLSFLVLLLSIFIPKITTVFGIAGSVCGGSLGFVFPALLIMYSGGFTWQKVGPLYYITTYVVLLCGVFLIVFGTGSTILDTARG; encoded by the coding sequence AtgctctttctctttcatccTTTTGTTCCCGAAACTCTGTGGGTAAAAGAAGTCCCTAAAAGTGCTAATCGACTGCAAGACGCAATGAGCAACTCcaagcaacaacaagaagtgcAAACGCCAAACAACCTCTCCAATGAACCGGTGCAGACCGAAGATAACGTGAAGAAGGGGCGAAACACATTCTTTACGAAGGTGAGTTTGTGCGTCGCCACTGTTTTGCCTCCGGGTGGCATTGCGGCCAGTGCTTTTAACATGGCGTCAACAACAATCGGTGCGGGAATCTTCGGGATGCCTCCGGCGGCCAACAGTACCGGCCTTATCATGGGAATGTTTTACCTCATTTTCATCTCTTCCGTAACGGTTTTCACGATGCACAACCTCTCAGTCGCAGCCGACCGCTCAGGAGCCCCCACCTTCGAGAGGGCAACTCGCGCACTTCTCGGCCGCGGGGCTGCGTATGTTCTTGCTGGCATTCGAGCGCTACTCGGTTTTAGTGGTTGTGTTGCCTACGTGATTTCAGTGGGAGATATTTTGTCTGCCATTTTGAAAGGCACAAATGCGCCGGACTTCCTGAAGGAAAAATCAGGTAATCGTCTTCTCATGGCGGTGGTTTGGGCATGTTTTATGCTTCCGCTGACGATTCCGCGTCACATCGACTCCCTTCGGTACGTCTCCACTTTTGCCGTTACCTTCATGGTGTATTTTGTCATTGTGATCGTTGTGCACTCGTGCATGAATGGCTTGTCGGAGAATATAAAGAATGTTAGTGTGACCAAGAGCGAAGATGCCGAAATCATCCTATTCAACAGCGGATTCCAGGCCATTGAGGGAATGGGAGTATTTATGTTCGCATTCATATCGCAGATTACAGCGTACGAAGTTTATATTGACATGAAGGATCGTTCAGTACGTAAGTTTGTTATTGCGGCCATCATTGCCAATACCCTTTGCTGTATAATGTACATAATCACTGCCTTTTTCGGTTACATGGACTTTGGTAAGACCGCAACCAGTTCTATTTTGCTTATGTACGACCCCGTAAAGGAGCCGGCTGTAATGGTTGGTATGATTGGCGTCGTTATCAAACTATGCGTATCCTATGCCCTAGTTGCTATGGCGTGCCGTAATGCATTGTATGACGTCGTTGGGAAGACTGCGGATTCTCTACCCTTTTGGAAGCATTGCGTGTCAGTCATTACACTGTCGTtccttgttttgcttttgagTATATTCATCCCGAAGATCACCACCGTGTTTGGTATTGCCGGATCTGTGTGTGGTGGTTCACTGGGTTTCGTCTTCCCCGCGTTGTTGATTATGTACTCAGGGGGCTTCACATGGCAGAAAGTTGGGCCCTTATATTACATTACGACTTATGTGGTGCTGCTGTGCGGTGTGTTTCTTATTGTGTTCGGCACCGGCTCCACCATTTTGGATACAGCCAGGGGATGA
- a CDS encoding amino acid transporter, putative, protein MCIARENTSNTVPHNCFEPIGHTVVNNNVGNCETSQNVQSNEPQSGKQPPGEQSKQFAAFIPPGGTIASAFNIAATTLGAGIFGLPSSAGSSGLIMGMFYLFFISCMTIYSMRNLALAADRSKAPTYESVTFVLMGRRVAYAIAVLRALDGFTSCVAYVISVGDILSAILKGTNAPDFLKEKSGNRLLMAVVWACFMLPLTIPRHIDSLRYVSTFAVTFMVYFVIVIVVHSCMNGLSENIKNVSVGKSDTAAIILFNSGFQAIEGMGVFMFSYTCQDTAYEVYIDMKDRSVRKFVIAAIIAMSLCTALYIITAFFGYMDFGRAVSGSILLMYDPVKEPAVMVGMIGVLVKLVASYALLAMACRNALYDVVGKTADSLPFWKHCVSVIVLSTAALLLGLFIPNVNTVLGFSGSITGGSLGFVFPALLIMYSGGFTWQKVGSLHYLATYVLLICGVVGIVFGTGASIWGTITG, encoded by the coding sequence ATGTGTATTGCCAGAGAAAATACAAGCAACACCGTACCTCACAATTGTTTCGAGCCGATCGGTCACACCGTTGTCAATAATAACGTTGGAAACTGTGAAACCAGTCAAAATGTTCAATCAAACGAACCCCAATCAGGGAAGCAACCTCCTGGTGAGCAGAGCAAACAATTTGCTGCATTCATCCCTCCCGGAGGTACAATCGCCAGTGCCTTCAACATCGCAGCGACAACGCTGGGCGCTGGCATCTTTGGCTTGCCGTCATCGGCCGGTAGCAGTGGACTTATCATGGGAATgttttacctcttttttattaGTTGCATGACTATCTATTCCATGCGTAATCTCGCCCTCGCAGCGGACCGCTCCAAAGCACCCACATATGAAAGCGTAACATTTGTCCTCATGGGTCGTAGAGTTGCTTATGCCATTGCTGTTCTTCGAGCGCTTGATGGTTTTACGAGTTGTGTTGCCTACGTAATTTCAGTGGGAGATATTTTGTCTGCCATTTTGAAAGGCACAAATGCGCCGGACTTCCTGAAGGAAAAATCAGGTAATCGTCTTCTCATGGCGGTGGTTTGGGCATGTTTTATGCTTCCGCTGACGATTCCGCGTCACATCGACTCCCTTCGGTACGTCTCCACTTTTGCCGTTACCTTCATGGTGTATTTTGTCATTGTGATCGTTGTGCACTCGTGCATGAATGGCTTGTCGGAGAATATAAAGAATGTTAGTGTTGGAAAGAGTGATACAGCTGCCATCATTCTCTTTAATAGCGGATTCCAGGCCATTGAGGGAATGGGAGTATTTATGTTTTCCTACACTTGTCAGGACACGGCGTATGAAGTTTATATTGACATGAAGGATCGTTCAGTACGTAAGTTTGTTATTGCGGCCATCATTGCCATGTCCCTGTGTACTGCGCTGTACATAATCACCGCCTTTTTCGGTTACATGGACTTTGGTCGTGCTGTTTCCGGTTCTATTTTGCTTATGTACGACCCCGTAAAGGAGCCGGCTGTAATGGTTGGTATGATTGGCGTGCTTGTAAAGCTGGTTGCTTCGTATGCGCTGCTCGCTATGGCGTGTCGTAATGCATTGTATGACGTCGTTGGGAAGACTGCGGATTCTCTACCCTTTTGGAAGCATTGCGTGTCAGTCATCGTGCTGTCCACTGCTGCACTGCTTTTGGGTCTATTCATTCCCAATGTTAACACCGTCCTTGGTTTTTCTGGCTCGATTACCGGTGGTTCACTGGGTTTCGTCTTCCCCGCGTTGTTGATTATGTACTCAGGGGGCTTCACATGGCAGAAAGTTGGGTCTTTACATTATCTTGCGACATATGTTTTACTAATTTGTGGTGTTGTAGGCATTGTTTTCGGCACGGGTGCGAGTATATGGGGCACTATAACTGGTTAA